The sequence below is a genomic window from Cicer arietinum cultivar CDC Frontier isolate Library 1 chromosome 6, Cicar.CDCFrontier_v2.0, whole genome shotgun sequence.
NNNNNNNNNNNNNNNNNNNNNNNNNNNNNNNNNNNNNNNNNNNNNNNNNNNNNNNNNNNNNNNNNNNNNNNNNNNNNNNNNNNNNNNNNNNNNNNNNNNNNNNNNNNNNNNNNNNNNNNNNNNNNNNNNNNNNNNNNNNNNNNNNNNNNNNNNNNNNNNNNNNNNNNNNNNNNNNNNNNNNNNNNNNNNNNNNNNNNNNNNNNNNNNNNNNNNNNNNNNNNNNNNNNNNNNNNNNNNNNNNNNNNNNNNNNNNNNNNNNNNNNNNNNNNNNNNNNNNNNNNNNNNNNNNNNNNNNNNNNNNNNNNNNNNNNNNNNNNNNNNNNNNNNNNNNNNNNNNNNNNNNNNNNNNNNNNNNNNNNNNNNNNNNNNNNNNNNNNNNNNNNNNNNNNGAAAGAGGTGGAGGTGGTTTTTTCGATTCGCAGTCACGTGCTGACGAATCTGATAGTTGGGTTTCGAGTAAGAGTTTTGTTCCGTCCGAGGGACGGAGATTTGGTGGTTCCGGTGGTGGTTTTGAGAGAGAGAGGAAGGTAGGGTTTGGTACTAGTGGTGGTGCTGATTCGGATAATTGGAATAAGAAGAAAGGTGAATTCAGTGTTGGAAGTGAAAGAAACGAGAGTGTTGCTGGTGGAAGGCCTAGGCTTGTTTTGCAACCACGTTCGGTGTCCGCGAGTAATGAAAATCAAAATCAGGatgttgctgctgctgctgtTGTTTCTGGGAATGTAGCTAAGCCTAAAGGTGCAAATCCATTTGGAGAGGCAAGGCCAAGGGAGCAGGTTTTGGCGGAGAAAGGACAGGATTGGAAGAAGATTGATGAGCAACTTGAGAGCATGAAGATTAAAGAGACAGTGGTTGAAGGGTTTGGAAAGAGGGGTTTTGGTTCTGGTAATGGACGCGGTGAAGATCGATCCGAGAGGAGTTGGAGGAAGTCTCCATCTGAAGATGGCCTTTCAGAAAGGTAGCAATATAAGATTTTGGAACCAACATGGTTgttatatatgatttttcatTACTTGTTTTTTGAGTATTGTTATTAGTTGTATGGTTTATCCTTTATGCTAATTAGAAACTTGAGTGTTTCAGTCTATAACTAGGTTCATTAGGCTTTAATTGTTATACTTTGATACTGCACTGTTCTGCTATTAACTGTTAAGAAAGCTGGTAAGTTCATGATCTTGCAACCTTAGCTTGGGTTTCTGTTACTGTTGATCTTGCATCTTTCCTGCATTGATACTGCTATAGTTGAACATTTATTAGTTTCTGTACTTTTCGTGTTCTTTGTGTGGATGTGATTGTTAAGTATCTAGTGGTGCTGTCTCTTCTGGAAGGCAAGAATGTTATTAGGTTATGAATTTTTCAGTTATTTTTAGAGTTCCTTAATTCCATGTCTTGATGAATGACGGACACACCACTCATGtacacatttattattttagcCTTGTTTTTTGCTAAGAGGAAAATCTTAGGGCAACGGTTGGAGTTGTTACCACTTTAATAGAAGGTCTTGGGGATGGTCTATCCCCAGACCTTCACACAGTACAAGTTTTACAGCGACAATTTGCATTTTTTGCCttctttatttgaaaaatgaaaaatgtgaGTGGTGGACTTCTTCATTAGTTAAGTTTGAAATGCCGATGTATTACGGAATGTGCACAATTCTGCATGGTTCTTAAAGCATGCTACAATTTCTCATATGCAAGTGGTGGAGTTTCTGTTTGTGTTAAATTGTATCTCCTATTTGGTTTACTTACAATGCTGTTGACTTTATAATGTAGTGCTGAGAAAGTGGAAGATGTACACGTTGAAGAAAACTAAAGAGCTATGATATCAATTACTACTTTTGTCCCTGCAGATAGATTGAGAAGGGAGTTGGAAAGGAACATCAAATATcagaaacttaatttttttgtttcccATTGAAGTTTTGCTTTTacttatatgttttttattgtgAGACAATGCTAAAACTGGTAAAAGACATTTTTGATAGGTATGTTGGTAGCTTAGGCAGTCTCAGTATTTATGGTTATGTCTGTAGCTGAATGTTGCCGTAATcagtttaaattttatcaattcataTTCTGTATAAGCTTGGCGGTGAACTGCCGATTTTGGTATTCATGTGGTTTTCTTGTTCTCCCGTCTATTTTCGATTGATATTAATGTTCAACTAAAAAATGGTGCTCATGAGTGAAAATGGTCATTGTGTTATTGTTGAGTATTAAGCGTCTGATATTAGTTACTGGACATCATTACAAGAAAATATGTGTACTAGTTTTGGATCACATGTAGGGGAATATATTCTGGTTCACCATTATATCAATAATTAGTATTGTGCATCTTTGGAAAGAGCATTGTGTTGCTTCCTCCAAACACGTTCTGTTGTCACGAAAGTTCAAAACAACCCTTTTAAAAGCACTGTAGATGTTTATCTCCTCTATAAATCCAGAGGGTTTTAAGCGCGTGTTTATTGCATACTTCGTAGCTAAACCTACACGTAGAATCGAAGAAAATGTAGAAATGATGAGAGGTGAGTTTTGACAACTATTGACGGGGTTGAACCTTGAAAATGATATTTCCTTTGGTTAGTCTGCAAAACAGTTTCTTGTTTTTTGGTATGCTTATTTTGGCATGAGCACTACTATTAAATGAAAGTTTGTTAGGCGCTGTTATGGTAAATGGATTGCCACGTTTTTTTGTCTTGAAATGAATTGCTATATCACCATAGTAACAATGTGTCTTCATAGGAACAAGGTATTGAACGTGCAAGGAAATTAACAAGCCAAATGTGTCTACATAAATGAATTGAAATAGCATAATGAAGCCAAATGATTAAGAAGCACGGTGTCTTCGTAGTAACAAGCCATGTGAgatgaaaaatcaatttatgtcGAGGATTATGTCGCTctttttaagacgtttcgaggtaTTGTCTAAATTGTGCAAGGCAAattatcaaccacgaagtctccAGCATAAAACAGTTCGGGATCGGACCCGACTAAGTCGGTAGGACAACGACGACGTGcgtgtggtggtcaattttgCATGCGTTCTTCCTCCTTTACAAAATTGGGTACCCCTTGGAGCACACTCTAAGTTccatacctccaccttataaacATTACTTGTGTGTTATTCCTcctatgtgcgatttccttattttttaattcacacCAACACTGACTCTCActaatgtcatcattatttccaacaatatttcattaatatcatcatcattCCAACAATttcccacttgaatttaaaatcaGATTTATGAAATAGcgtcaaacgcttctataagattgtgcataaacaaatgtTTATTTTAACTTGAACATTTGCATAGTaagtaaaattcaaattcaacaagagtgactcgtagttttgaactctatctctgacatcaaaccacacacaaccttttcattgggtgtattctcaaaagtcGTGCATTTATAGCCCTGCACGTGCAACCCAATATAATGAACGCTATAGGAATTTTGTCTCAAAGTTCTATAGGAAGCAGCTCCACtttcacattcacataggtgtgtctatcaagagtactcatgtagctaggcactccactccacatagagtatagatctcattaagagtttctattatctcatcattttatcgcttcaggaatcatgtttctctcatatataatataacatgttcatctcatatcaatatgacttgttattacccattgaacctaattcttgggatctccagacTTTTTGGTtgggttaccatcatgagtgactcaTTGTTCTATAGACAATAGTCCCATCtttttggatgtatttaggactttctctctagctaatcctttcgtcaaaggatctactaaattttcatcagtgcgtacatgatccactataacagcTCCTTTAGAAATTAATTCTCTAATTGTGTGGTGCTTATGAcatatttgtcgtctcttaccgttgtaataacgattctcaatatTTGCAATAGTCGTGctactatcgcagtggatcaacgcaactagaaatctatattttttttttgtctaaaataTTTGGCTACAAGGCGTGCCTTCTATTTATCAACAATTCTAttgggttttagtttctttttgaaGAACCATTTACAACCTGttggtttgcaaccaggagGCAATTCTACTAAATGTCAGGTCTTGTTACACTCTAGAGAATTCATTTCATTGTTTATAGCTTCTTGTCATTGATCTGCATCCAATGATGACAAAACTTCTTTAAGATTTGCAGGATTCTCTTCTAAATTATAGGCCATATAGTCGAGTtcataatctttagcaactcttactTCTTCGAGTTTTTGTTTTACCTTGCTTGTTGCTTTCAATGATTCTTGTCACAGGAACGTGACTaggttcgctgcccccactatttcttgatttgaatgggatttattttcatagaagtcaacatcatttgactcTATGATCACTTTCGCATTTAGGTCATAAGACCTATATGCTTTATTGTTTACTGCATATCCAATGAATACATATTTATAGGCTTGACTAGcgagtttaatttcttttgggATCGATGATTCTAACACAAGTCAAACAACCCCATGTTCGAAGATAAGACAAATTGGGTTGTCAtttcttcattatctcataaagagaaattttgtttttagatttaggaaCTCTAATCAAAACATAGCAAAAAGGCAAAATAATTTCTCCCACCAGTGAGATGTAGCACCAAAGTTAAGCATAATAGGAACAACTAGTTTAGTGAGAGTTATATTATTTCTTacagctttaccattcattttaGGTGGCGCAGtagtttcatgtataattccttgcattttataaaactcattaaataaagaGGAATCATACTTtgttcctctatcactacgaaatctcttaatctttttactaaattgattttcaatttcaattacaaagatcttaaacatgtcaagcgcttcacttttatttttcattagatatacAAAAGTATAGTCAGAGAAATCGTCaataaaaatgatgaaataattctttctatttctggttaacgtctcatcaagttcacatgTATCATAGTGTATTAAGTCTAAAGGTTCAAATTTTCTAACTATTGATTtatgccaaatattaaaatcacacaacatatAAGCAGAAGGaaacattttattgatttcaacattcaatttaaacattCCATAAGTGCGTACTCTTTTCcaacaaaaataccatttttagaaatggtgGACAAATTTGCCCCTATAAACTGAGTAAACCATGCATTATTGAGAAGAAATCCAGAAACCAGATTCTTCCATATTTCTGGAGTGTGCATGACATCCTTCATAATTAAGGTATTTCCAGAGGTGAATACTAGTTCCACATCTCTAATACCAGCAACATTAGTGGTGTGGGAATCTCCGAACaacactttcttatcttcagcagtaatgtatgttttaaacataacaCAATCATAACAAACATGGCGTGAGGCACCAATGTCTATCCACCATCCATTTGATCCACCAACAAGGATGATCTTTGTTATCATAGCAATGAATTGCTATTCTGTCAAGTTAGCCTGTTGAGCAGGGCATGACTTGTTCCTTCACTTGTGTGCCATATAAACCTTTTTCCTACAATTAAAGCAGAGAAAATGTAGAAGATGGTCATTTCTATGAGGTGGTTGTTCCCTTATAATTGGGACCTTAGGACGGTTCTCATTCTTGTAGTTGTTCTTTAAGGTGCGATTATGATTCTTAAGTTATTAGTCGTTTGGCTTCAGAACTGCACCGATGAATTTTTTTCCTCTTGTTATTTGCAACAAGAAGAACTTCATCTTTATGGTCTTTCTTACGAGATTCCTCCTTAGTTCTTAGGCGGGTTATTAGACTTTCTAGAgagaattattttgttttatgcctgagagaatttttaaaatctttccaAGCAGGATGCAGTTTgtcaataacaacaacaatttgaaattGTTCATGTAGGGACATACCTTCAGAATTGATCTCGTGAGCAATGTTTTGAATTTCATGAGTCTGAGCTTCCACTGATCTGTCATATGTCATTtgatatttgaggtagcggctaacaacatactttattaataaatttaaaatttaaaattcataacttaaatctttaaataaactcatattttcattctttatttgatgttgttggagatgaatatatgagtttatttgaattatgcatttgatgaaatttgtattatattaaagatgataattaattttatgggttttatttgaaaattttgatgaatttttgtaaaaaaaaaaaggataacattgttgacattttaaaatataaaagatcaaattatcacttaaaattaaaataaaggaccaaatcaagaagaaaaaaataataataaaggattaaaacgttaactgaagaAATAACTACAAATATTAAAGAAACTATTAATTgtattaaattattgttattaataattgatgtatttttcaccatcataaatataatataatattttgaaaataatatacataagaTTAATTTAATGGTATaactaaaaaagtaattaatactaaaaactaaaaaacaaatgtttttttttacactTATTGTAAGATAAAAGGGTTTTTTTTCCCACATCTCTTATAGCAacttattagttttttttcttcaatatcaTACTCTCTTATAATTTAGGCAAAATTAATTTAggtgtcttttattttattatatacaaataacatttcaactttttatttattttttcttcttttcattagttatttatcttttagaaAGTCcacaaagttattttttttctatttttttttttttgttaaaaaatgttCACCTCTCTCTAACACATTAGAGCATCTACagcggtgaactcaatatgaaTTCTTTAGATGGGGTCCACTGTGTCACATCATCTTAAAAcaattcactcattttctaggtgaactcaacatgattcaagttctactatgccacatcaccctaaattaactcattcattttttacggtttaacttttaaaaaatcatattatattccattactttaatttatacattaatatttaattttattataacttaaaatattaatttaaatggaaaaataaataaaaaagtacgttaatacaaactttaataaacttctgtaacaaaaattgtgaagaaaaagtatgagtaacaaattgtttctattaatgagctaacaatagtaattaaaggagaaaaaaaaggctaagggtggtatattaactaaaaaaaaagctaatggttacaaaattattattatttaataaattaaaaagaaattaacggctataaattaataaaaaatgataaatttattattattattaataaattaataaaaaataacgattataattatattattattaaattgtgaaagtagatagaaaaaaaaaaacaaaaaaaacgtAACTGCTATAAAGCATTGACAGTACCGTGATGACATCttggcacaactccaacggtgaacccacaaaaaactgggagttaagtaattacacgctgacggacgaactcattttcactccaGTTGTAGATGTTCTtagtatttgattatttatttaattatttgacacataattgcttttttttttttgttaaatataaaaatcctTGAAAACTTCatcttttttcttattaatcTTTATCTTCatccaaaaaaaaatctagtaaTGTTTATAAAATCTTTAGAGACGGTTtactttattaaaatttgtgttaatttaaCTTACTAATAACAAATGTGAGACTAATAAAATTGAATACTATAGTGGAGAGAAGATGGATATAAGTTAAGGATATTCTATAtctctaaaaattaataaaaattcttCGATATTTCATTACTTCCAGAAATACAAATACTTTTGTCCACTTCACGagtttttgtaaataaaattaatttaaaatttaaaaattataaataaaaattattttaaaaaaataaacaaaatcttaatttcaaggtttatgttataaaagtTTAAACTCTAAATTTCTAATTACTtactctttctctctctctcatgtTTTTCTGCATTTTAAAGTAGATAGAAATCCTAAAAATTgcattttcttttctctttatcTTCATTTTTAACCTAAagattgaaaaaagaaaaaactcagACCCACATCCATAAAATAATAGAACCCAAAAATCTTGTTTTGTTTGGTTGTTCTTgcagaaataaattttttaagttgaagaagatgaagattatgaatttgttttattttttgatgaatttatttaaaattattttttctttcaataaaaaCTGAAATAAAAGAATGATGCGGCCTTAATGTCAACATTCTAAaaagaatgaagaaaaaaataattcgatcactttttaaaatctataattaaaataggaaaaataaaataaatgattttttttttttttgtaacaaaaacTCATAAAGGACTTTAATGTCacctttttaaattataatgtttcattgaaataacaattatatttctttttaatttatataggtaaaacaatttttattacttGACTTTTGaagattgaatttaatttattatttgaacaaTAGGATAACATAACTACAATTAGTATAATGATTTAACTTACAATATTGtcattataaaaacaatttacacTATCgttcaattataatataaaacattttatagCATGACAACTAAACTTTTAGTATAATAGAgtgtatattataatatttcatAAGTTATTaggtttttatatatttgagtgGTACGAGTTTAATTTTAAACTATTCAATTCCAATACTTTCGAGAACAATCACTAcgctaaaaatgacatttaacagcacccattttacagcgcttgctaaacacaagcgctgttgtaattatattttaaaaataacggaacctattacagcgcttttgatgcaaagcgctgtaaaacaagtgctgtagtaggtcatataacgtttacgcatcacgttataaggcttttacagcgctgatcaaaaaagcgttgtaaaaagaAGCGCTTTctcgaatcagttacagcgcttttttcacaagcgctgtaaaacacatgcgctttcattgaatttaactacctattacagcgcttttttcacaagcgctgtaaaacacatgcgctttcattgaatttaactacctattacaacgcttttttcacaagcgctgtaaaatacatctttcaaataattatatacgttggaaaccctcatatcctctacatctttcaaataattatatacgttggaaaccctcatatcctctacatctttcaaataattatatacgttggaaaccctcatatcctctacatctttcaaataattatatacgttgcgaaccctaatatcctctacgtactgtgcggccatctacgttgtctaaggtattttttacacatgatctgttatgttttgaaattgtcaaaaattgtcaaaaactcataccacatgatctgttctgttttgaaattgtcaaaaattgtcaaaaactcataccacatgatctgttctgttttgaaattgtcaaaaattgtcaaaaactcataccacatgatctgttctgttttgaaattgttagttgatattggtttctttttgaaacttgttgatatgttttgaaagcttattatttttgttactgcatttatataggtggtataatatggataggaaatggatttcagccaatcgattgtcaaaagagtatgaaattggagtgaaggagtttgttgagtttgcagtgaagaatgcaaaagatccaaatagagtagtttgtccttgtttaaaatgttgttttggaaaacgtgttagagaagatgaattagaaggacatctagtatgtaatggaattgatcaaagctacacatgttggataagacatggtgagaaaaaaaaaggaaacattaattttgagaatagttctacatatgcttcaactgatttcgatacagatacatatgagccggaccgagttgatgagattgcaaaagcagttgaagaagatcttcgagattgtcctaaaatgtttgaaagtttgttgagtgatgcagagaaagaattatataatggttgtactaaattcacaagactgtcagcgatattaaagttgtacaacttaaaagcgagtaatggatggtctgataaaagctttacagaattattaacactcataaaagatatgttgccagatgataatgaacttcccagtcgaacctacgaggctaaacggattttgtgttctattggaatgagttacgaaaggattcatgcgtgtcctaacgattgcattttatttcgaaacgaatatgaactacttaaggcgtgtccgaaatgcaatgtctctcgatataagaagaaagaatctactccagcaaaagtcgtgtggtattttcctataataccaagatttaggcgcatgtatcgcagtgaagaagattcaaaacacttgacatggcatgcagatgaaagaattagagatggaatgtttcgacaccctgcagattccccacaatgggcaaaaattgatcacgagtatcctgaattcgggatagagtcaagaaatctaagacttgcactttctactgatggaatgaatccacatggtcttcaaagcatctcacatagcacgtggcctgtgattttggtaatatataacctacctccatggttatgtatgaagcgtaagtttatgatgttgtctctgttaatttctggacccaaacaaccggggaatgatatcgacgtatacttgactcctctaatcgaaaatttaaaaagtatgtgggagacaggtgtggaagtttatgatgggtataagaaagaatgtttcaatttgagggctatgttgttcggcacaattaatgattttccagcatatggtaatttatcaggatatagcattaaaggtcagtgtgcatgtcctatatgtgaagagagtacaaattggatgcggttgaaacattgtaagaagaatgtgtttcttggacatcgtagatttttaccttatagtcatcagtatcgtgggtggagaaatgcattcaatggaaaatcagaggaaggtaaagctcctttagcaccgactggatatcaaatacttgaaaaagtacaaggtttgaccaataaatttggcaaaccttttgcgggagagctggtgaaaactgggtggaagaaaaagtcaattttctttgaattgccatattggaagtcattgtatgtaagacatttcctcgatgtgatgcatattgagaaaaatgtatttgaaagtgttattggtacgttactcaatgttccaggaaagtctaaagatggcgtcaatgcaagattggacttggtcgatatgggaataagaaatgaactggctccagtaaagaaaggaaatcgcacatatctacctccagccgctcatactctatctagaaaggaaaaaattgttttatgtaaatttctacacgaagttaaagttccagaaggatactcttcgaacattaaaaatttggtttgtatgaaagacctcaagttaaaaggtttgaagacccatgattgtcatattataatggagcatttgctaccaataggtatacgttccattttacctgaaaaagttcgactagccttaactagattatgtttcttctt
It includes:
- the LOC101488662 gene encoding eukaryotic translation initiation factor 4B3, with protein sequence MAATVSAWSKPGAWALDSEEHEAELLQQTNNNDTKPLAEFPSLAVAAATKPKKKKAQTLSLAEFTAKPLSSFTQQDPVDLPTGPRQRTAEELERDRTRIGGGFRSYGDRPNRTGGGDEGSNSRWGSSRVSDDLRRNNSFGSRDSNRESAPPSRADEIDNWAAAKKTSVGVGNGFERRERGGGGGFFDSQSRADESDSWVSSKSFVPSEGRRFGGSGGGFERERKVGFGTSGGADSDNWNKKKGEFSVGSERNESVAGGRPRLVLQPRSVSASNENQNQDVAAAAVVSGNVAKPKGANPFGEARPREQVLAEKGQDWKKIDEQLESMKIKETVVEGFGKRGFGSGNGRGEDRSERSWRKSPSEDGLSESAEKVEDVHVEEN